A portion of the Alphaproteobacteria bacterium genome contains these proteins:
- the rpsO gene encoding 30S ribosomal protein S15, whose amino-acid sequence MSKLKKTTIQEFATKKGDTGSPDVQVALLTGRIKMLSGHLKKNPKDLHSQRGLILMVGRRRRLLDYLKRISMERYQDILKRLGLRY is encoded by the coding sequence ATGTCGAAATTAAAGAAAACAACTATTCAGGAATTTGCTACAAAAAAAGGGGACACAGGTTCCCCAGACGTTCAGGTAGCTTTGCTTACAGGTCGCATTAAAATGCTAAGCGGACATCTGAAAAAAAATCCAAAAGATTTACATTCTCAACGGGGTTTGATCCTTATGGTGGGTCGCCGTCGCCGGTTGTTAGATTATCTGAAAAGAATATCCATGGAACGTTATCAAGATATTTTGAAGCGTTTAGGGCTCCGTTACTAA
- a CDS encoding oligopeptide transporter, OPT family: MSKKTTSSIIEVAGLKLEPYIPASKSLPEITIKAVILSLILTAFMAAANAYLGLKIGMTVAATIPAAVISMAVLSLFKKSNILENNLVQITVSTGESLAAASVFTLPGLILIGYWKVFPFWQVAILLATGGVLGVLLSIVLRRALVVDAGLKFPEGVAAAEVLKVGDGKESKTEAKGLFMGAIFAVLLKFGQSGFSIFNEGIGVWKRVSDTVIGGNVGFSAIMVGAGYIVGISVGVGALIGCVLGWGILVPYYAHLTPDLTSAAESVASGVWVSKVRIIGVGAMVISGLWIALCFLGSMKKAITDAIKAVKVSRSNKDLGILSLRTEKDIPITYVGWGILGVAIVMFALIHYIFGAQGLTPEGVAYYWPIVGAITLSTLAITFLMTVVYGYIMGIIGSTNSPLSGMTIMGVLFVSCLLLILLSHHIGSTVSIVAMASIGLLFAGFIAGSIVVGAETLQDFKAGQIVGGTPWKLQVMLIVGVIVSALIMAPTLNLLLQAYGIGDVLPDPSMDPTKSLAAPKAMLMATIAQNIFGHTMDWSLLSIGIAIGVVAIIVDEYLKYRKSAITIPSLSVAFGIYMPLDIIVPIFIGGLIAYLAERHILSQEKTAGADFEKKASHVRHRGLLVAAGLVAGESIIGVLIALILVCGGPVKELVQSVQVPELFKMLLTIPFFAYICWYLYKKSSCFKR; the protein is encoded by the coding sequence ATGTCTAAAAAAACAACATCATCTATCATAGAAGTTGCAGGTCTTAAGTTAGAGCCTTATATTCCGGCGAGCAAGTCTTTACCAGAAATTACAATTAAAGCGGTTATTTTAAGTCTTATTCTGACGGCGTTCATGGCGGCGGCGAATGCCTATTTGGGGCTAAAGATCGGTATGACGGTGGCGGCGACTATTCCAGCAGCGGTTATTTCTATGGCAGTGCTTAGTCTTTTTAAGAAGTCGAATATTTTAGAAAACAACCTTGTTCAGATTACGGTTTCAACGGGGGAATCTTTGGCGGCGGCCTCTGTATTTACCCTGCCTGGTCTTATTCTGATAGGATATTGGAAGGTTTTCCCCTTTTGGCAAGTTGCTATTTTGCTGGCTACAGGTGGTGTTCTGGGGGTTCTTTTGTCTATTGTTCTGCGTCGCGCTTTGGTTGTAGATGCGGGCCTGAAATTCCCTGAAGGTGTTGCTGCAGCGGAAGTATTGAAGGTTGGTGATGGAAAAGAAAGCAAAACTGAGGCTAAGGGCCTGTTTATGGGCGCCATTTTTGCCGTTCTTTTGAAGTTTGGCCAATCTGGATTTTCTATATTCAATGAAGGTATTGGGGTTTGGAAACGAGTTTCTGATACAGTTATTGGCGGAAATGTAGGATTTTCAGCCATTATGGTTGGGGCTGGTTACATCGTTGGTATTTCTGTTGGTGTTGGTGCCCTTATCGGGTGTGTGCTCGGATGGGGGATTTTGGTTCCTTATTATGCGCATCTGACTCCAGATCTGACATCAGCTGCTGAGTCTGTAGCCTCAGGTGTATGGGTTAGCAAAGTTCGAATCATCGGCGTGGGTGCCATGGTTATTTCAGGGCTTTGGATTGCTTTATGTTTCCTAGGATCTATGAAAAAAGCCATAACAGACGCAATCAAAGCTGTCAAAGTTTCTCGCTCTAATAAAGACTTAGGAATTCTTTCTTTAAGGACTGAAAAAGATATTCCGATTACTTATGTTGGTTGGGGAATTTTGGGTGTTGCGATCGTAATGTTTGCTTTGATTCATTACATTTTTGGTGCCCAAGGTCTAACCCCAGAAGGGGTTGCCTATTACTGGCCAATCGTGGGGGCAATCACTTTGTCTACCCTGGCCATTACCTTCCTGATGACGGTTGTGTATGGTTATATCATGGGTATCATAGGATCTACAAACTCACCTTTGTCAGGGATGACAATTATGGGTGTTTTGTTTGTTTCTTGCCTACTCTTGATTTTGTTGTCTCACCATATTGGCAGTACAGTTTCCATTGTTGCTATGGCATCAATTGGATTACTGTTCGCGGGCTTTATTGCGGGCTCTATTGTTGTGGGCGCCGAAACTTTGCAAGATTTCAAAGCCGGTCAAATTGTAGGGGGAACACCTTGGAAATTACAGGTTATGCTGATCGTCGGGGTGATTGTTTCTGCCTTGATCATGGCACCAACTTTGAACCTGTTGTTACAAGCTTATGGTATTGGCGATGTATTGCCCGATCCCTCTATGGATCCAACAAAATCTTTGGCTGCCCCGAAAGCGATGTTAATGGCAACCATTGCCCAAAATATTTTCGGTCATACAATGGATTGGAGTTTGCTTTCTATCGGTATTGCGATTGGCGTTGTGGCAATTATTGTGGACGAATATCTGAAATACAGAAAATCTGCAATTACCATTCCTAGCTTGTCCGTAGCCTTTGGTATTTACATGCCGCTTGACATCATCGTTCCCATTTTTATCGGGGGATTGATTGCTTATCTGGCAGAGCGCCATATTCTGTCTCAAGAAAAAACTGCAGGGGCTGACTTTGAAAAGAAAGCCTCTCATGTGCGTCATCGCGGATTATTGGTGGCTGCAGGTTTGGTTGCGGGAGAATCTATCATTGGTGTGCTGATTGCCTTAATTCTTGTCTGTGGCGGGCCTGTGAAAGAATTGGTTCAGTCTGTCCAAGTGCCTGAATTATTCAAAATGCTTTTGACTATTCCTTTCTTTGCTTATATCTGTTGGTATTTGTATAAGAAATCTTCTTGTTTCAAAAGATAG
- the rbfA gene encoding 30S ribosome-binding factor RbfA — MRKKSSELSQRCLKVGEEIRRLLSAIFQEEEFWHPELGGHSVIVTEVRLSPDLSHAKVFFVTLNNEDPKKIGDLLKKEKHAIRKILAKKLQLRITPDLFFTFDESLSQGHRIDSLLNDSGDLGGEPKA; from the coding sequence ATGCGGAAAAAATCTTCAGAATTGAGTCAACGTTGCCTGAAAGTCGGCGAAGAAATTCGCCGACTTCTTTCAGCTATTTTCCAAGAAGAAGAATTTTGGCATCCTGAATTAGGGGGGCATAGCGTTATCGTTACGGAAGTTCGCTTAAGCCCAGACCTAAGCCACGCTAAAGTATTTTTCGTAACGCTCAACAACGAAGATCCAAAAAAGATTGGCGATTTGTTGAAGAAAGAAAAACACGCCATTCGAAAAATTCTAGCTAAAAAACTTCAGCTGCGCATAACACCAGATCTGTTTTTTACCTTTGATGAATCTTTGAGCCAGGGGCATCGAATTGATTCGTTGCTGAATGACTCTGGCGATCTTGGAGGCGAGCCAAAAGCATAG
- the truB gene encoding tRNA pseudouridine(55) synthase TruB: MSPRVCAKESEKMSFNGWVILDKPLNMSSFFAVKKVRQLFNISKVGHGGTLDPLASGILPIALGEATKLIPFIMDKKKTYEFTVRWGMQTLTDDVEGDVVETSTMRPTEAEILKALSHFLGDIQQKPPAFSALKIKGERACDKARRGEEVDLAPRTIRIEQLELLEIPDENHATFRVICGKGTYVRSLARDLAIQLGTVGHVSYLRRTAVGPFLLKNSVSFEKMLELKEGSALKELVHSLSLVLDDIPVIVLNDVDLLHLKQGQKIKIDQNNFPRECVMACEDDQKIFHALARIEGSILVPIRVFNI, from the coding sequence GTGAGCCCCAGAGTGTGTGCAAAAGAAAGTGAAAAAATGTCTTTCAACGGTTGGGTGATTCTGGATAAGCCTTTAAATATGTCTTCGTTCTTTGCTGTCAAGAAAGTTCGGCAACTCTTTAATATATCAAAAGTAGGCCATGGGGGAACGCTCGATCCCTTAGCGTCTGGCATTTTGCCCATTGCTTTGGGGGAAGCCACCAAGTTAATTCCCTTTATTATGGATAAAAAGAAAACTTATGAATTCACCGTTCGTTGGGGAATGCAAACCTTAACCGATGATGTGGAAGGGGATGTTGTTGAAACCTCAACCATGCGCCCCACAGAAGCAGAAATTCTGAAAGCGTTGTCTCACTTTCTGGGGGATATTCAGCAAAAACCACCGGCCTTTTCAGCCCTGAAAATTAAGGGAGAGAGAGCCTGCGACAAAGCCCGACGGGGGGAAGAGGTTGATCTGGCCCCCCGCACCATTCGCATTGAGCAGCTGGAGTTGTTGGAAATTCCTGACGAAAATCATGCCACTTTTCGGGTTATCTGCGGCAAAGGCACCTATGTGAGAAGTTTAGCCCGGGATTTAGCCATTCAGTTAGGCACCGTTGGACATGTTTCTTACCTACGCAGAACGGCTGTGGGCCCCTTTTTGCTTAAGAATTCAGTGTCTTTTGAGAAAATGCTTGAACTTAAGGAGGGTTCTGCGCTAAAAGAGTTAGTACATTCGCTGTCTCTTGTGCTGGACGACATCCCGGTGATTGTTTTGAACGACGTTGATTTGCTGCACCTTAAACAAGGTCAGAAGATCAAAATAGACCAAAATAATTTCCCAAGAGAATGTGTGATGGCGTGTGAAGATGATCAAAAAATCTTTCATGCTTTGGCGCGAATAGAAGGTTCTATTCTGGTGCCAATACGTGTGTTTAATATTTGA